The window GAATTGTTTTTTGATTTTGAAGGGGAACCAAGTGAACCATACCTTTCCGAATCAGGAATTCCCTTCCCTTCCAAATCCATATCCGTTGTTTCTTCTTCTTATTTAGAGGATCGTAACACTCATTTTTTTGGAAAAAAATCCGCATACTTTTCGGGTAGAAGGAATCAAATCCACCTTTCCGTCTCTGGAAATTCGCTTTTTGGCACCCACCCAGATCCGTTTAGCATTTCCATTCCCTTATACATTGGGGAACAAGGAGCAAGTTCTGTCATTTTGGACCGCACCGTTTATGTGAAAGGTAAAAAATACGGCATTTCACTCGAGTTAAACGATGGAAAACCAACTCTTTACGTGAATCACTTATTACAAAAAACAGAATTTAGAACTGTTAGTTTTGTATTAGAGTCCCCTGTAAAAATCAAACGAAAGACCTGGGAAGTAATCTCCATATATTTTGATACGCTAAATCATCGTTATGTGCTATATCAAAATGGAATCGAAACGGCAGAGTATGAAAATAAACAAGCAGATACCATTGGTTTTGGATTTCCAGAAAATGATTCTACACCACTCATTCTTGGAAAATCCTATTACGGAAATTTAGATGGTTTCCATATTCATAAAGGCGAACCTGAAATCTCTTATACCAAATTTGAATCTGTTCGATATGACGATGATACAAAAATTGGTTATATGGAGGGAAGCACTGCCATCTCTCCTATCTTAGAAACTAAATATAGTAATTCTACCTTACAACAAATCCAATGGAAAATTGATGAACCCAAGGATACGATGATTACATTGTACTTTCGTGGTTCCAATCAAAAATTCAATGAATCAAGTTCTCTCGCTTGGACAAGAGTTCATTCCTTCACGAACGATTTACCCAAACATCGATTTAAGTATTACCAATGGAAGGTTTGGTTTCGGCCTGATCCAACGGGAAGAACAGTTCCCAATTTACAAACACTTAGCTTTGATTATATCGAACAATCTCCACCCGATGTCCCTACTCTTTTTCGATTGGATCCAAACACATCCAAAAACAAAATGGTTTGTTTTCTCTGGAATTCCAATCACGAAAAGGAAGTTCAGAACGGTGGAGGTTATATCATCCATTATGGTTTACTTCCCAATCGAATGGTTGGTTCCGTTTTCGTAAAAAAAGACAAAGAACACCAACTGAAAAAAATTGATGGTAATGAAGAAGGTAGTGGATTTCGCAACAAACGTTTTTGTGTAGATGAAGACACATTAGTGACAAATATTTACATTCCAGAAGGGCAACTAGAGTCTCCCTCTGACAGAAATTTGGCAGACCAAGTGGACATCTCCAAAAAAGAAAAAAGAGGGCTATTATTCCAACCGGGTCTCACCTATTACTTTAGAATTTCAGCTTACAACCGTTATTTGAATGAATGGGATTCGAAAGACCAAAGAAGCCCACTTTCTGCCCCAATTTCATTTAGTTTCCCCAAAGAAATTTCTGACCTTTAGCAGGTGGTGCATCACCATATCCTCTTTTGAATTTTGGTAAAATAAATCCATTCCTTGGTTGAGGGCGATCACTTGCTCTAAACCAAGCCCTTCACCCAGTAATAAGTCTGACCGAATCTCTTCCATTGATAGATCAAAAATGGAATCAACCAAATCTTCAACATTCCTTAGGATCATAGTTTTTTTTTCGGTGTCGATGGTACCTAATTTGGAAAATAACAGATGAATTGTATAGGTTGATGTATAAAATCGAGTATTGGAATCGATGGAATCCAGAAGTAAGTTCTTAATGTTTTCTTTTCCTTCGGAATGAATGAGAGAATATAAAAAATTGGAAGATAAATATACTTTCAAGGAAGGATCTCCGTGAGATTCTGGATCGCCTTCCTTCTGAGTAATTCCGATTTTTGGATGATTTCATTTTTTAACGCCAAACGAATCAGTTCTCCTTGTGAAATCCCCCTTCGTGTGGCTTCGTTCTTTAACAAAATTTGTTCTTCTTCAGAAAGTAAAATCTGAAATCGTTTGTCTATTTTTGCCATTAGTCTTCTTCTTCCAATTCCTTTTCGGCTTTTTCATATTTTCGCCAATACAAACTCGCATCCTTCCATTGACCGAGCGATTCATATAATGATGCCACATTATAATAGGACTCCGTTAATCGATAATCCAGTTTCACTGCTTTCAAAAATAGTTTGATCGACTTTTCTTTGTTATCCGAAAACCATTCGCTAAATGCCCAAAGATAATACCAACGACCTAAATTCGGATCCCTTGGCCTCACTTTCTCCAAATGTAAAACATTTTCTTGGAAAAGTTTAGAAGCTAAATTATAGTTTTTTTGAATGATTTTTGCTTTATTAATTCGATCTTCGGCAGGCTCATTTGGTTTTGGAACTGACAAATCGTTTCGATACAAAAGTGCTTTTGCATACAATAACTTAAAATACAGTTCGTTTTGACTCAGCTCTAAATAACGTTCCAAATAAGGAATGGAACTTGTTTCTTCATCAACTTTGTGCAAACCATAAATTTGTTTTTTTAAGGCGCTGGTTTCTTCTTTTTTTTTACTTCCGCCTGCAAACAAAAAACTGGCAGATACCAAATAAACAAAAAAGAATTTAGAAATATAAATAATAGTTTTGTCCATCTTCTGGAAATTTCATCGATTTGAGTTCATGCGAGAATGGCAATTCTTGTAGTTTTTGAACCACATTTAAATACAAATCTTTCGCCGAGACAATTAACATTAAATTTGGTGAGGTTTCAATCAACCGATCTTTACTTTCCAAATAAGATTGGATCGAATCAATAAAGTGTTTTTTGCTTCGTTCCCATTCAGGTGATGGATGAAATTCTGGCCAGTGGATTCGTAGTACAAAAACAGAACGTTTGCCACCAAAAGTAGCTTGCATGAAAGAACGAATCATCCAGGACAAACTATCTTTCAAAAACTCAGGTTTCCTTTCTTCCTTTTCCACGAGCACGTGTAATGCAGGAATTACTTGTTTCAATTTCTCTTGGATCATTCGTTTGTGCGAATCCAAAAATTTGTTTCTTTCTTCTTTATTTAAAAGTACAAGAAAAATTCCAGGAAAACCAAGGGTTTCCATTTGAAATGCAATGATAGATTCCGTTTGTAACAAAATTTCCCAAGAAAACTTCTTGGAAATGAAACGATCTAGACGGACATTTTCATCCATTTCCAAAGTAGCAAATCCAGTTTCATCAAATTTGAGATAAGGATCATGGTGTAAAAAAATCAGATTCGAACGAGTGTTATAGTCAAGGCCAGAAGAGATTTGATTATGAAACGAACCAAGTGAATCATTCAAAAACAAATAAGAAAATCGAGGTG of the Leptospira biflexa serovar Patoc strain 'Patoc 1 (Paris)' genome contains:
- a CDS encoding CopG family transcriptional regulator, encoding MAKIDKRFQILLSEEEQILLKNEATRRGISQGELIRLALKNEIIQKSELLRRKAIQNLTEILP